In Xanthomonas fragariae, the genomic window AAGCACGGCGCTGCGCCGATTTTGGATAAACGTCCCATCGGGGGGTAATAGTTTTTCTGTCGGCAGAAATGTCCAGAAACCAGTACTCAGCGTAACGAAAACTGCTAGTTCTGGCACGCACCTGGAACCATCAAAGCGTTGCGGCGATTGGGTGTTGGGGGTTTTACAGGAGAGACGAATTAACACTTTTACTCAAACCCAGCGTGCCATTGCGCTCAGTGCGAGGCACACTTTGACTGACGCGCACTGACCATCGATTCCGCCACGGCGATCTTGTCGGCTACTGCTTTCTGCATTGGCGAGCCGGCGTCCAGCAAGCCATGCAGGTGGCGCCAATGTTCGGTGGCGGCGCTGTAATCATGCTGTTGGAAGTCGCTGATGCCGAGCAGCCACAGACCGCGTTGATTCCCCGGCTCGCGTGCGACCACCTGTTGCAGACGTGTGCGTGAGGCGGCATCGATAGCGAAGTCGCTGCGCGTTGCCAGGTCTGCCGCCACCCAGCCGACGATGGCGGCACCGATGTCGGGTGCAATCTTGAGTGCTTGCGCGTAGGCCTGGCGTGCGTCGGCGGGGCGATTTTCCTGCTCGTGCGCTTTGGCCTGCTGCATCCACGATTCCAACGCCTGCTCCTGCGCATCATCGGCGGCGTGGGTGTCCTGCGTTTGCTCACCACCGGCAGTGGAAGAGAGTGTGGCTACCGATTGCGCAGTGGACTGCGCCGCCGCGTACACACGCCGTGCGATCGCATCCGGCGCACCGACCAGCCGATACAAACCGGCCGTGGCGATCGGCAAGGCGAGCACTAATAGAATCGGCAATGTGTAGTGTGCATCGCCATTGCGCGTGGGTTGGCGCACCAGCGGCATCAGCCACAACAGCAGCGCAATCGCCACCATTGTCGCGCTTGCGTAATAGAAAACTGTCATCACCACTGTTCCTCTGCTTGGGGCGCCACTGGCGTGCCGGCACACGCACGTTTGCGCCCTGTATGGATCACCACGCCCGCACCCGCACCCAGCACCAACAACGGCCCGAACCACAGCAGCCAGGTGCCGCGCTTGACCGGCGGATCGTACAACACGAAGTCCGAATAGCGATCGACCATGTACTGCTTGATCTGCGTGTCGCTGTTGCCGGCCTGGAGTTGGGCAAACACCTGATGGCGCAGATCGCGCGACGGCTCGGCTTTGGAGTCGGCCAGGTTCTCGTTCTGACACACCAGGCAACGGGGCTGCACTGTCAGCCGTTGATAGCGTGCTTCATCGCTGCGGTTCTTGAACGGTAACTGGGCCACCGCCTGCGCAGCCAGTGGTGGCGCAAACAACACGCCCAGCAGCAACAGCACGATCAAGCGCAGTTGACGACGCCACGGCATCACGGTGCGCCCTTGGGTCGCGCGGCGATGGCAGGCAGCAACTCGTCGTCGATGACATCGGGCGTGAGCACGCCGATGTGCTTGTAGCGGATCAGGCCTTGCGCGTCGATAAGGAAACTTTCCGGCACGCCGAGCCGGCTGGCTTGCGCCATCAATACAGGATGTTCGTGCACGCACTCGACGCACCAGCTGCCGAAATCATTGAGCACGCAGGGCTTGCCCAGCAGTTGCTCGCGGCTGACGCGTAGCTCGGGCTGATCCAGCCGCGGCAACGAGAACGCCGGTGCCGGTTCGCCGACCAACGGCGAGGGCACATCGCGCAGGTTGTGCTGCATCGTCCAGTAGATGCCGAAGCCGAACAGTGCCGCCGGCAACAAAAAGCCCAGCAAGGGCAGCATGCGATTCACGGGTGCGATGCCGATATACAGCACCGGCGGGTGGAAGGTCATGCCCGGATCCTGCAGCACCGGATTGAGTTCGTTGCCATCCAAGGGAATCGGCGACAGCCGCCCGAATGGGTTGGAGGTCCGCAGGACGAAAGCCGGAAAGCCTACCGACACCAGCCCCAACACCGCCAGGACACGCGCGGCAAGGTGCTGCGGCAAATGCCGGCTGAAGGCGGCCAGCAACAGCGTCCAGGTGGCGGGTATGGCGATCCACAGCAGCAACGAGCCTTCGTGCGCGCCCCACAACGTGGCAAACCGGTAATACCAGGGCAGGGCGATGTTGGCGTTGTCGGCGACAGAACGCACCGAAAAATCCAGAAAATCCAGCCAGAGCAGCGACCACGCGAGCAGGCCGAACGCCATCCATACAAACACCGCTTGACCCACCGCCGCAGGCCGCGCGATACCCATCAACGCGGTGTTGCCGCGCCAGGCACCGATCAGCGGCAACACGCCTTGAGCAAGCGACAGCAGTAATGCCAGGATCAGTGCGATCTGGCCGAATTCAGGCGTCACGGGCCATTCGCACGGTGCCACGAAAAGAGACTATCAAGGTGATTGAACGCAACCGGCATCGCATCAACGCGGTGCAGTCAGCAGTACAGCGGCGGCAGGAATCGGCTTGCCGACATGGCCTTCTGCCATCGCGTCTTTGGTTCTTTCGGCATGTAGGTTTCGTCGTGCTTGGCTATCACTTCGTTGGCGATAACGCGCCTGCCTTGCATGCGTCCGTTGGCGATCACCGATTGGTTGTTGCGAAACAGATCCCCAGATGCGGAAGAATGCCGGTGTACTCGCCTGCGTTGCCGCGTGCTTGTCGATGACGGTGAAGTTGACTTTCAGGCGATCGGTTGCGCGCTGGATCGAGCCAGCCTTGACCATGCCGCCTAGCCGGATTCGCCATACCAATGCGATAAACGCCGACACTCCCATCGCTGCGTAGATGAAAAGACTCATCCAGGCGCTAGGCACGTGGATGAAGATGATGCGGTATGCGTCGTGCTGCTGATAATCCGGCGGCGCCAACACCAGCCCGCCATACGCGGCGACCACGCCAAGCAGCAACGCCAGACCCAACGCCCACGGGCGCACGATGCCGGCGAAGCGATAAAAGACGGGCGGCGAGCTGAGTTTATGCAGCCACAAGTGGACCCGCTTGGCCATACCGATGCCGTCAGTTGGAATGTCTGGCGGGAGGCGCCAGCACTTCGACCGCTGCGCCGGCGTTGACCTGCAGCTGGCCGTTGGAGACCTTACTGGTGCGCTGCATCAGCTCGCGCAACGCAGTGGCATCCATCGATGGCGACAGCGACAACAGCAGCGCGGCCATACCGCTGACATGCGCAGTCGCCATCGACGAGCCGGAGGTAAAGTCGTAGCGGCCGTTCGGCTGCGTGGTCAGGATGTCCTTGCCGGGCGCGCTCAGCACGCCGGGCATGGCGGCAGTGGCGCTGCTGCTACGCACGACCAGCACGCCGGGTACATCGTTGGGAAACCCATCCAATCGCCCGTTCGGCGGCATCGCCGCCACCACGACGCGGCCCTGTTGCACCAGCCGCTGCAACATCTTGCTCAGCAGCGGATCGGCCGGGCCGCCCAGGCTCAGATTGATCACGCGTGCGGAGCTGTTGTTGATCGCCGCCAGCGCCTTGGCCAGGGTGAAGGTGTTGCAGCGCGCCGTTGCGCCGACTGTCGGCGCATACCAGCACGCTTTGTAGATGCTCATCATGGCCTTGGGCGCCATGCCGACGATACCTTGGTTGTTGTTGCTGGCGGCGGCAATGATTCCGGCCACTTCGGTGCCGTGCGAATCGGTGCTAGCCATGACCGGCGTGTCATCGACTAGATCGTGCACATCGCGGATGCGTGCCTTCAGATCGGGATGGTTGGCATCCACGCCGGTATCGACGATTGCGACCACGACGCCGCGGCCCTGAGTGGTGGTCTGCGCGCTGGCGGCATCGATGGCGATGAAGCCGCGCTGCATGTCCACATACGGATCGTTGTAGCTAGACAGCGGTGTGGTTTTTTCCGCCG contains:
- a CDS encoding S8 family peptidase, with amino-acid sequence MSRFFAIGLIAALLGLGAHANASAEQALQKPTPDVAITPPADAHTPDSSRDILLAVANPLTAPPARAGSSLIGYASSYYGAGQHAAARMDTIKQRYKLRQVSGWPITSLGLYCAVLEPPSGVSRDELVSALADDEGVELVQPVQDFSVFSADAAEKTTPLSSYNDPYVDMQRGFIAIDAASAQTTTQGRGVVVAIVDTGVDANHPDLKARIRDVHDLVDDTPVMASTDSHGTEVAGIIAAASNNNQGIVGMAPKAMMSIYKACWYAPTVGATARCNTFTLAKALAAINNSSARVINLSLGGPADPLLSKMLQRLVQQGRVVVAAMPPNGRLDGFPNDVPGVLVVRSSSATAAMPGVLSAPGKDILTTQPNGRYDFTSGSSMATAHVSGMAALLLSLSPSMDATALRELMQRTSKVSNGQLQVNAGAAVEVLAPPARHSN
- a CDS encoding tetratricopeptide repeat protein, with protein sequence MTVFYYASATMVAIALLLWLMPLVRQPTRNGDAHYTLPILLVLALPIATAGLYRLVGAPDAIARRVYAAAQSTAQSVATLSSTAGGEQTQDTHAADDAQEQALESWMQQAKAHEQENRPADARQAYAQALKIAPDIGAAIVGWVAADLATRSDFAIDAASRTRLQQVVAREPGNQRGLWLLGISDFQQHDYSAATEHWRHLHGLLDAGSPMQKAVADKIAVAESMVSARQSKCASH
- a CDS encoding cytochrome c-type biogenesis protein gives rise to the protein MPWRRQLRLIVLLLLGVLFAPPLAAQAVAQLPFKNRSDEARYQRLTVQPRCLVCQNENLADSKAEPSRDLRHQVFAQLQAGNSDTQIKQYMVDRYSDFVLYDPPVKRGTWLLWFGPLLVLGAGAGVVIHTGRKRACAGTPVAPQAEEQW